Within the Hermetia illucens chromosome 6, iHerIll2.2.curated.20191125, whole genome shotgun sequence genome, the region GAGATTACACTGCATCGTAGAAAATATATTGTTCCGCTTTATTGGTCATAGTATACTTATTAACTATTGTATGTCGTTCAAGCCTATAACGGCAAAGAATTTCATTACGTTCccacttccaagtgtttcaacctgccCTCTGGTATTGAGTAAGTGCGCGGATGTTTCATCACTCTCgtcacagaatctgcagacagtgtccgtagatatccttagcttcctcaGGTGATAGTTTACCCTGCAgtaaccagtgagtattcctacCATGATTcgcaggttcttcttggtgagcttTGAACAATCTTCCGAGCGCTTGAGCTTGTATCCCTCATTGAACACTGGATAGTTCCATCCCTAGGTAGGTAGGTTCACCCAGTCCAGTTCGCCCGTTCCTCTTCATCTTTCAGTATCGTAGCCATAAACCtatttccaattccacagaagggctctGGTCCATGAGGTAATCAGTTACTGGTATGAGCCGTAGGTGGATGTCATGCCTCATAGTTTGCTctgttactccaatgtgttttAAACATCTTATCGAAATGGAACTCCGTTGTCATGCTGTTCTTGGTATGTATGATACTTAGGCAGCTCCTTCCACGCTGATACCccaggacattctgaagaccGTCCTTGCTTTCATCTGTATGTACAAATGGAGATGAGTCAATCCTAGAACGccctctagggatgccgttggttATCCTCCGATTACCCTACTGAAACACACtaaagccagtctttgaagtttgtgtgctgagttcactTCTATCTGCCCAGAGTACCGCCCCATAGGCACTCAGTGACCTTACTATTATAGTGTATACCCAACGTAGCATTTCCGGGGTGCATCCTCATTTTTTTCTCTGCTATGGACTTGCAAGTCGTCAGAGCCCTTGTAGATctccgacatatgttttcaaaatgtgacttccaaatttatttttggtctagtgtgattcccaaatatttgacctctgttactcgtttcacctccatgccttGTAATCTAATAGCTTTCAGGTGATAAAGTTTGCGCATCCTAGAGAATGGTACTATGTGGTTAAAGAAAAATTTGCAAGACTTTACTAAGACCCACTATCTGTTATGTTTGACTCTATTTGAATTAAGTACGCCAGATTTTAAGATATTGTACTGGCTTGTCTTACAATTGAAAGATTAATAAGATCAGAAAAAATCGCGAAATATATAGGCAAGCAAAAGCGAAATCGCTTCGAGAGCACATCTCaaacttttggaaattttttttcgaaagagTGGGGAGTGCTAAACCgacaactctaccaacagggtaaaattACAAGATGGGCCACATTTGTAGGGCTTTGCCAAAGAGAATATACACAGGATGTGAAACTTGTCAAAAAAAGGAGGACAAAAAATGAATCATCCAGTTTGAGGCCGAGTGAAGATCGCAGTTCGTTCTGCGCAACTGTCATTGTATTGTGTGTCGTGTTTTTATAGTACTTCTGTATGTGCGAATCCCTGTAACTAGGCAACGAGCTGCAAACAACCAATACAAACATACATAAATACAAtaggaaatttataaaatatcatTGCAATATTGTTCGGATCGCCGCCTTCGACGATTGGTTTTGGCATCAAGCTGGAAAACTTCTATATCAAACACGGCCAGCTGCGCTAACACCACCATACAAATGGGATTGAATTGAAATGATGATGCGCAGAACGCAACTGCGATCCTGACTGAAAAGCCCCGCCCACCGGACACTACATTTTCTGTCCCGCAAAACTTCAAAGCTTGCCTAGACAGCTTCACCttttgtgtatagtcttcttgggctCTCCCAAATTATGAGTACAGCCTTTTTTGGCACTCTTGCGTCAGTTAGGGATACATACAGAAAATTATGTAAACGTTATTAGATATAGTAGTATTAAGATAGAGTAAGTTAggttaaatttaaattattcctCACCACAGACATTATAAATCCTATGGATTGGTGAAATGAATTCTGATCTTATTTTGAATGACACAAGATAAACTTTAGATACACGCAATTGTTATCCTGAACAgattaattgtttttttattttgatcagTTATCGACTTGTGTAGATCACATAAGTCACCTTCCTTTGCATACTTTATATACAACCCTGGATAATTCAGCTTaacttaaaaaattaaaaattaaattcaggGAAAATTAAGCACATTAAAATTCCCTATAAGTCGTCGTTAAATTTCTTATTTCGTTGTCGtcgtttcaatttaattttgcttAAAACTTCATAGGCTTGTTGAATCTCCATAAACTTCTCCTGCGCCTCACGACGCTTCGATTCATCTTTCACCTTGTCAGGATGGTTTTCCTTTGATAGCTTGCGCCATGCAGATGTTATCTCTGTTTGAGATGCTGTCGCACTTATGCCAAGTACCTGAAATTTAGATAAAGTTAAAAATTACAAGCTCCTGCAATCTACTGACTCGGACTAACCTTATACGCGTTCTGTTCCCCATCGATATCCATAGTATCTATAATTTGTTTCCACGTTTCATACCATCCATTGTGTTGAGCATATTGCCAAGTGTCGTACAGGGATTGCTTCAAGTCGGTCCACCATGGGGACATTAGTAAATTTTTGATAGCTTCATGAACTGGCACTTCATCTCCATCATTATCCGTTATTGTGCCATTGAAAACAAAGTAACATCCCCACAAAGATAGATATAGAGAAGCAGCCATTGACAAATAGAGAGTTCGACGAAGGGCTCCGTGGCGTTTCAAAGGTTCTCGGCGCCATTCCTTTGACCAATGATCGAACGCTAAAGCACTCGCAAATACAGTTGCTGTGAACCAATAAGTTTCATCGTAGAGAAAATATCGCAGTGGATAAGCAATGTAAGCTGCCACTAAACAATGCCAAAATACACCTTTCTCTCGCCCTACATTACCAACAGTCCAGACACCTAAAAGAAGAGAGAAGTTAAGGTATTATTTCATATATAAACTGGATCTGTATCGGGACTGAAATTACAATAATTTGTTACGCAAACAAACTTAGTATTGTTTTcttgctttttcttttctttaatatTATTCGTTAACCTTACACTTCTTTGGGGACAAATTTTtccggctgggtagtttctgagaatgtttttgttaaagaaatgaccattttCCAGGCATTTGATACTCAACTTGACTATATCGGgtgaaaacaatttactcccccctttgcatgtatgaggactcccgatttcaat harbors:
- the LOC119659970 gene encoding dnaJ homolog subfamily C member 22; this encodes MEKQRKRQQNQNHTNLDVTKAPHKKSILVAYILWLFGGIFGLHHLYLRRDRHAFIWWCTLGGYFGIGWISEVLRIPSLVRDANDDPKFIERFVGKLRKHRKPPFSTSRFIGAVMVGYLWGQLIQLAIPTVPFLGIDWNFLHWLIPLFAALGVWTVGNVGREKGVFWHCLVAAYIAYPLRYFLYDETYWFTATVFASALAFDHWSKEWRREPLKRHGALRRTLYLSMAASLYLSLWGCYFVFNGTITDNDGDEVPVHEAIKNLLMSPWWTDLKQSLYDTWQYAQHNGWYETWKQIIDTMDIDGEQNAYKVLGISATASQTEITSAWRKLSKENHPDKVKDESKRREAQEKFMEIQQAYEVLSKIKLKRRQRNKKFNDDL